From Euwallacea similis isolate ESF13 chromosome 11, ESF131.1, whole genome shotgun sequence, the proteins below share one genomic window:
- the LOC136412228 gene encoding tubulin polymerization-promoting protein homolog: MTDSPQPPTNEVKNLSLDGDKSDNDRPGTPSSASFAEQFKTFAKFGDPKSDGRQITLSNSDKWMKQAKVIDGKKITTTDTGIAFKKYKSTKLGIVDYKKFLEDLAKSKKIELEEIKSKLTTCGQPGHHGLGNVKTTSTVDRLTDTSKYTGTHKQRFDETGKGKGIAGRKDTPDTSGYVTGYQNKDSYEATK; this comes from the exons atgactGACTCACCGCAGCCACCAACTAACGAAGTGAAAAATCTGAGTCTCGATGGTGATAAATCTGACAATGACAGACCGGGAACCCCTTCCTCGGCCTCATTCGCAgaacaatttaaaacatttgcTAAATTTGGTGATCCAAAGTCAGATGGACGTCAAATCACTTTGTCCAATAGTGATAAATGGATGAAACAG GCGAAAGTCATcgatggcaaaaaaattaccacGACAGACACGGGAATTGCCTTCAAGAAATATAAATCTACCAAACTCGGAATCGTAgactataaaaaattcttagaaGACCTCGCCAAGAGTAAGAAAATCGAACTTGAGGAGATCAAAAGTAAGCTGACCACATGTGGACAGCCTGGGCATCATGGGCTTGGA AACGTGAAGACCACGAGCACAGTAGACAGGCTGACCGACACTTCCAAATATACAGGAACCCACAAGCAGAGATTCGACGAGACAGGAAAAGGCAAGGGAATTGCTGGAAGGAAAGACACCCCTGATACATCCGGGTACGTCACGGGGTACCAAAACAAAGATTCTTATGAAGCAACTAAGTAA